The following coding sequences are from one Prionailurus viverrinus isolate Anna chromosome D2, UM_Priviv_1.0, whole genome shotgun sequence window:
- the LOC125148120 gene encoding 28S ribosomal protein S21, mitochondrial-like, protein MAKHLKFIARTVMVQEGNVEGAYRTLNRILTMDGLIEDIKRRRYYEKPCPRRQRESYETCRRTYNMEMAREINFLMRKNRADPWQGC, encoded by the coding sequence ATGGCAAAACATCTGAAGTTCATTGCCAGGACTGTGATGGTACAGGAAGGAAATGTGGAAGGTGCATACAGGACCCTAAACAGAATTCTCACCATGGATGGGCTCATTGAGGACATTAAGCGACGGCGGTACTATGAAAAGCCTTGTCCCCGACGACAGAGGGAAAGCTATGAAACCTGCCGGCGGACCTACAACATGGAAATGGCTCGAGAGATCAACTTCTTGATGCGAAAGAATCGGGCAGACCCATGGCAGGGCTGCTGA